The Streptomyces sp. NL15-2K genome contains a region encoding:
- a CDS encoding alpha/beta fold hydrolase: protein MTAPTDPLTEDSAGPPVTVAERVVRVLGMPLSARVAEAPDPRAVVVALHGGATHSVYFDHPGHPRLSLLRTAAALGFTTLALDRPGYGTSAPHQSELESAEHRTEVAWRAVDALLAGRERGAGVFVWGHSAGCELALRMAADDARGPDLLGLEIAGTGLEHHPGVLDALDAWGRDSPGGRTGLRRALWNPPDAYPPDVHGGRHIGAPSPAYEGRRREWRQIFSSHAARVRVPVHITIAEHERVWATGPQALADLSCPFSAAPRVIAEEQAGAGHNTSVGRTALAYHLNVLSFVEECVQSIEGVPGLGGGDE, encoded by the coding sequence ATGACGGCCCCCACGGATCCGCTCACCGAGGACTCCGCCGGGCCACCCGTGACCGTCGCCGAGCGCGTCGTACGCGTTCTCGGCATGCCGCTGTCCGCCCGGGTCGCCGAGGCACCCGACCCCCGGGCGGTCGTTGTCGCCCTGCACGGCGGCGCCACCCACTCCGTGTACTTCGACCACCCCGGCCACCCGCGCCTGTCCCTGCTGCGCACCGCCGCCGCGCTCGGCTTCACCACGCTCGCACTGGACCGCCCCGGATACGGCACCTCGGCGCCGCACCAGAGCGAACTGGAGTCGGCCGAGCACCGCACCGAAGTCGCCTGGCGCGCCGTGGACGCGCTGCTCGCCGGGCGTGAAAGGGGCGCGGGCGTCTTCGTGTGGGGGCATTCGGCGGGGTGCGAACTGGCCCTGCGGATGGCCGCCGACGACGCGCGCGGTCCCGACCTGCTCGGACTGGAAATCGCCGGAACGGGTCTTGAGCATCACCCCGGCGTACTCGACGCCCTCGACGCCTGGGGCCGCGACTCGCCCGGCGGCCGGACCGGACTGCGGCGCGCCCTGTGGAATCCGCCGGACGCCTACCCGCCCGATGTGCACGGCGGCCGCCACATCGGCGCGCCGTCACCCGCCTACGAAGGGCGACGGCGCGAGTGGCGGCAGATCTTCAGCAGCCATGCCGCCCGCGTCCGCGTGCCCGTGCACATCACGATCGCCGAGCACGAGCGGGTGTGGGCCACGGGGCCGCAGGCGCTGGCCGACCTGAGCTGCCCCTTCAGCGCCGCCCCGCGCGTGATCGCCGAGGAGCAGGCGGGCGCCGGGCACAACACGAGCGTGGGCCGCACCGCCCTCGCCTACCACCTCAACGTGCTGTCGTTCGTGGAGGAATGCGTGCAGAGCATCGAGGGCGTACCCGGACTCGGAGGCGGCGATGAGTGA
- a CDS encoding DoxX family protein — translation MSDADATALLAVRLVLGAVMIVHGLNHWRGGGGIDGTARWFGGLDLRRPRLQAWLSVGTEVGAGTLLLLGLCTPLACAAVVSVMLVAGLLAHRRNGFFVFKDGYEYVLVLAVISLALAAWGPGDYAVDTAAGIEVTGWAGAGLAAGLAAAGTAGLLGAFWRPRRR, via the coding sequence ATGAGTGACGCGGACGCCACGGCCCTGCTGGCGGTCCGGCTGGTCCTCGGGGCCGTCATGATCGTGCACGGCCTGAACCACTGGCGCGGCGGAGGGGGCATCGACGGCACCGCGAGGTGGTTCGGCGGGCTCGACCTGCGCCGGCCGCGGCTGCAGGCATGGCTCAGCGTCGGCACCGAGGTGGGCGCCGGCACGCTGCTGCTGCTCGGCCTGTGCACGCCGCTCGCCTGCGCCGCCGTCGTGTCGGTGATGCTGGTCGCCGGGCTGCTCGCGCACCGGCGCAACGGCTTCTTCGTCTTCAAGGACGGCTACGAATACGTCCTGGTCCTCGCCGTCATCTCCCTGGCCCTGGCCGCCTGGGGCCCCGGCGACTACGCCGTGGACACCGCCGCCGGCATCGAGGTGACGGGCTGGGCGGGCGCGGGCCTCGCGGCCGGCCTCGCCGCGGCCGGCACCGCCGGACTGCTGGGCGCGTTCTGGCGGCCGCGGCGCCGCTGA
- a CDS encoding TetR/AcrR family transcriptional regulator yields MDSVRHEQILRAAVEVFVERGYRGTSIDAVAERAGLTRQGVLHYYPSKKRLYFALLHFREALTRQYVDHDDEPPDMARRFAEALEFDLGIPSLAQVHSVVMAEAAIGQEPARGFARARSRELNEMITRELTDCYGPRLPSGLTARAGAAALLALVAGLQQQWLVQADEEETYPVLVRDSIRALVLGSTEAPATGERGGQARTAG; encoded by the coding sequence ATGGATTCGGTGCGGCACGAGCAGATACTGCGGGCGGCGGTGGAGGTGTTCGTCGAGCGCGGCTACCGGGGTACGTCGATCGACGCGGTGGCGGAGCGGGCGGGACTGACCCGGCAGGGCGTGCTGCACTACTACCCGAGCAAGAAGCGGCTGTACTTCGCTCTGCTCCATTTCCGCGAGGCGCTCACCCGGCAGTATGTGGACCATGACGACGAGCCACCGGACATGGCCCGCCGCTTCGCCGAGGCCCTCGAGTTCGACCTGGGCATCCCCTCGCTTGCGCAGGTGCACAGCGTCGTCATGGCCGAAGCCGCCATCGGACAGGAACCCGCCCGTGGGTTCGCGCGTGCGCGCAGCCGCGAGCTCAACGAGATGATCACCCGCGAGCTGACCGACTGCTACGGCCCCCGGCTGCCCAGCGGGCTGACCGCGCGCGCGGGCGCCGCCGCGCTGCTGGCGCTGGTGGCGGGTCTCCAGCAGCAGTGGCTGGTGCAGGCGGACGAGGAGGAAACCTACCCTGTGCTCGTCCGCGACTCGATCAGGGCGCTAGTGCTCGGGTCGACCGAGGCACCCGCTACCGGCGAGCGGGGCGGACAGGCCCGTACCGCTGGGTGA
- a CDS encoding alpha/beta hydrolase fold domain-containing protein yields the protein MASDLRVAEGPFGPEVHPLGRAVDHMVLYVHGDPRLGGTPHDALPMARELSRATGCTVVCARYRAAFPAALDDVCTAYAYARERGPVALAGKRLGGGLAAGLLLRLRDEGVDLPVCAALLTPLLDLTLDAPSLLLNAAADRTTDVDVLHRRAASYAGQAARDEPLLSPLHGNLHGLPPLQLQAAGTDVLLDDALGFAARAARSGVTVDLRVHEDASALGLAQTGATAAFLRAHASARRVPLPSDSAR from the coding sequence GTGGCAAGTGACCTTCGCGTGGCGGAAGGGCCGTTCGGGCCCGAGGTGCATCCGCTGGGCCGGGCGGTGGACCACATGGTGCTGTACGTCCACGGGGACCCACGGCTCGGCGGCACTCCGCACGACGCGCTCCCCATGGCCCGGGAGCTGTCCCGGGCGACGGGCTGCACCGTGGTCTGCGCACGCTATCGGGCCGCCTTCCCCGCGGCCCTGGACGACGTGTGCACGGCGTATGCGTACGCACGCGAGCGCGGCCCCGTCGCCCTGGCCGGGAAGCGGCTGGGGGGCGGACTGGCCGCCGGGCTGCTGCTGCGGCTGCGCGACGAGGGCGTGGACCTGCCCGTGTGCGCGGCTCTGCTGACGCCGCTGCTGGACCTGACGCTCGACGCGCCGAGCCTGCTGCTCAACGCGGCAGCAGACCGTACGACGGACGTCGATGTGCTGCACCGGCGCGCCGCGTCGTATGCGGGCCAAGCCGCCCGCGACGAGCCGCTGCTGAGCCCGCTGCACGGCAATCTGCACGGCCTGCCGCCCCTGCAACTGCAGGCCGCCGGCACCGATGTGCTGCTCGACGACGCGCTGGGGTTCGCGGCGCGCGCGGCTCGTTCCGGCGTCACGGTGGACCTGCGGGTGCACGAGGACGCGTCCGCGCTGGGTCTGGCCCAGACCGGCGCGACCGCGGCCTTCCTGCGCGCGCACGCGAGCGCGCGCCGCGTACCACTGCCGTCCGACAGCGCGCGCTGA
- a CDS encoding enoyl-CoA hydratase/isomerase family protein has protein sequence MVDLELDDGLAVITIDRPHVRNAIGPDTMAGLEKALGTVTDAADTVHALVVTGTGDKAFVSGGDLKQLAEIRTEEGALEMALRMRAICDRIAAFPGPVIAALNGHAFGGGAEFALAADIRVAADDIRIAFNQVTLSIMPAWGGAERLAALVGPGRALLLAGTGEALGAYEAERAGLVDRVLARAEFADGWRELARRLACRPSREIKQAMRPGCPPREAARAFARLWVADEHWQAAERMMARGK, from the coding sequence ATGGTCGACCTCGAACTCGACGACGGGCTCGCCGTCATCACCATCGACCGCCCGCACGTGCGCAACGCCATCGGGCCGGACACGATGGCGGGCCTGGAGAAGGCACTCGGCACCGTCACCGACGCGGCGGACACGGTCCACGCGCTGGTCGTGACGGGCACGGGTGACAAGGCCTTCGTCTCCGGCGGTGATCTCAAGCAGCTCGCGGAAATCCGCACCGAGGAGGGCGCGCTGGAGATGGCCCTGCGGATGCGGGCCATCTGCGACCGGATCGCCGCCTTCCCGGGCCCGGTCATCGCCGCGCTGAACGGGCACGCCTTCGGCGGCGGCGCCGAGTTCGCGCTGGCCGCCGACATCCGCGTCGCCGCCGACGACATCCGGATCGCCTTCAACCAGGTCACGTTGTCGATCATGCCTGCCTGGGGCGGCGCCGAGCGGCTCGCCGCTCTCGTCGGCCCTGGGCGTGCGCTGCTGCTGGCGGGCACCGGCGAGGCCCTCGGCGCGTACGAGGCCGAGCGGGCGGGCCTGGTGGACCGGGTGCTGGCGCGGGCGGAGTTCGCCGACGGATGGCGGGAGCTGGCGCGCCGGCTTGCCTGCCGTCCGTCGCGGGAGATCAAACAGGCAATGCGACCCGGCTGCCCGCCGCGGGAGGCCGCGCGGGCCTTCGCCCGCCTCTGGGTCGCCGATGAGCACTGGCAGGCGGCGGAGAGGATGATGGCACGTGGCAAGTGA
- a CDS encoding ferredoxin--NADP reductase, with translation MARDHGFHPVRITRIVEETPDARTFALDTWFPYQAGQFVTVRVCGSLRSYSMSSSPDVDDELCVTVKRVPGGVVSSWMHEELRAGDTLEATLPSGSFCLRDNATPMVAFAGGSGITPVFSLVKSALATTGREVRVLTANQDADSVIFRDALDNLAHRHPDRFRLHHHLDDRQGLVSADEIRAVAAGALDGDFYVCGPEPYMALVRGELAGLGVPDERLLVERFTPVGAPPAPAPETDRVRQEGTVTITLRGDQRTVPQRAGETLIQTARRAGFTPPFSCEAGDCATCMARITEGEAKMRVNNALDEDEVAEGWVLTCQGEPITPQVCVVYDD, from the coding sequence ATGGCACGCGACCACGGTTTCCATCCTGTGCGTATCACGCGGATCGTCGAAGAGACCCCGGACGCGCGCACCTTCGCGCTCGATACGTGGTTTCCGTACCAGGCAGGACAGTTCGTGACCGTGCGGGTGTGCGGATCGCTGCGCAGCTACTCGATGTCCAGCTCACCGGACGTGGACGACGAGCTGTGCGTGACCGTCAAGCGGGTCCCAGGAGGGGTCGTGTCCTCCTGGATGCACGAGGAGTTGCGGGCCGGGGACACGCTGGAGGCCACCTTGCCCAGCGGCTCGTTCTGCCTGCGCGACAACGCCACCCCGATGGTCGCCTTCGCCGGTGGCAGCGGGATCACGCCGGTCTTCTCACTGGTCAAGAGCGCGCTGGCGACGACCGGGCGCGAGGTGCGGGTGCTGACCGCCAATCAAGACGCCGACTCGGTCATCTTCCGCGACGCGCTGGACAACCTGGCGCACCGCCATCCGGACCGCTTCCGCCTCCACCACCATCTCGACGACCGGCAGGGGTTGGTGAGCGCGGACGAGATCCGGGCCGTGGCGGCCGGGGCGCTCGACGGCGACTTCTACGTCTGCGGCCCCGAGCCGTACATGGCTCTCGTGCGCGGGGAGCTCGCCGGCCTCGGCGTACCCGACGAACGGCTGCTCGTCGAGCGCTTCACCCCCGTCGGGGCACCGCCCGCGCCGGCGCCGGAGACCGATCGGGTGCGGCAGGAGGGCACCGTCACCATCACGCTGCGCGGCGATCAGCGCACCGTTCCCCAGCGAGCCGGCGAGACGCTGATCCAGACCGCCCGGCGCGCCGGATTCACTCCGCCCTTCTCCTGCGAGGCGGGCGACTGCGCGACCTGCATGGCGCGGATCACCGAGGGCGAGGCGAAGATGCGCGTGAACAACGCCCTCGACGAGGACGAGGTCGCCGAAGGCTGGGTGCTGACCTGCCAGGGCGAGCCCATCACGCCACAGGTCTGTGTGGTCTACGACGACTGA
- a CDS encoding AMP-binding protein produces the protein MDAIPATALRTISPDLVRRYEEEGWWTRESLGDLLTRGLRSTPDVEFRVHSRVRPWKGTFADVERTARRLAAGLRRRGVGPGDVIAFQLPNWMEAAAVFWASAFLGAVVVPIVHFYGPKEVGYILRSTRPRAFFAAEGFGRLKFDPALSADVPVVGVVGGGVGRDFDELLADEQLPGTLDADPAAPALVAFTSGTTRDPKGVVHSHQTLACETRQLSGAYPPDRGRQFTVAPVGHFIGMINAFLIPVLDGSPVNLGDAWDPAQALDLILTEGLVVGGGATYYMTSLLDHPDCTPEHIDRLKYAGLGGSAVPSAVTTRLEALGITPFRSYGSTEHPSVTWTPYDGPARIRLHTDGPPLDGVELRLADDGEILTRGPDLCLGYTDAELTKAAFDADGWYRTGDIGAVDEDGCLTITDRKADIIIRGGENIGALEVEEILLTMPGVAEAAVVAAQDARLGEHAAAVVRMLPGQRPPGLEELRDHFAKAGLARQKWPEEVHAVEDFPRTASGKVKKFVLRQDIASPRA, from the coding sequence ATGGATGCGATCCCGGCCACCGCGCTCAGGACGATCTCGCCCGACTTGGTCCGGCGTTACGAGGAGGAAGGCTGGTGGACCCGCGAATCGCTCGGCGACCTGCTGACCCGCGGCTTGCGGTCAACCCCTGACGTCGAGTTCCGCGTGCACTCGCGGGTGCGCCCCTGGAAGGGCACCTTCGCCGATGTCGAGCGCACCGCCCGGCGGCTCGCGGCCGGGCTGCGGCGCCGCGGCGTCGGCCCCGGCGACGTGATCGCCTTCCAGCTGCCCAACTGGATGGAAGCGGCTGCCGTGTTCTGGGCGTCGGCGTTCCTCGGCGCGGTCGTGGTTCCGATCGTGCACTTCTACGGGCCGAAGGAGGTCGGCTACATCCTGCGTTCCACCCGGCCGCGGGCCTTCTTCGCCGCCGAGGGGTTCGGCCGCCTGAAGTTCGACCCGGCGCTCAGCGCCGACGTCCCGGTGGTCGGCGTGGTCGGAGGCGGCGTGGGCCGGGACTTCGACGAACTGCTCGCGGACGAGCAACTGCCCGGCACGCTCGACGCCGACCCGGCCGCGCCCGCGCTCGTCGCCTTCACCTCCGGCACGACCCGCGATCCCAAGGGCGTGGTGCACAGCCACCAGACTCTCGCCTGCGAGACCCGCCAGCTCTCCGGGGCCTATCCGCCGGACCGGGGACGGCAGTTCACCGTGGCGCCCGTCGGCCACTTCATCGGCATGATCAACGCGTTCCTCATCCCCGTACTGGACGGCTCGCCCGTCAACCTCGGCGACGCTTGGGACCCGGCACAGGCTCTCGACCTGATCCTGACCGAGGGGCTGGTCGTCGGCGGGGGAGCCACGTACTACATGACCAGCCTGCTCGACCACCCCGACTGCACGCCGGAGCACATCGACCGCCTGAAGTACGCGGGGCTCGGCGGCTCCGCCGTCCCCTCGGCCGTGACGACCCGGCTGGAAGCGCTCGGGATCACGCCGTTCCGCTCGTACGGCTCCACCGAGCACCCGTCCGTCACCTGGACTCCCTACGACGGTCCTGCCCGCATCCGCCTGCACACCGACGGCCCGCCGCTGGACGGCGTCGAGCTGCGGCTCGCCGACGACGGCGAGATCCTCACCCGCGGCCCCGACCTCTGCCTCGGCTACACCGACGCCGAACTCACCAAGGCGGCCTTCGACGCCGACGGTTGGTACCGCACCGGCGACATCGGCGCGGTGGACGAGGACGGCTGCCTGACCATCACCGACCGCAAGGCCGACATCATCATCCGGGGCGGGGAGAACATCGGCGCCCTTGAGGTCGAGGAGATCCTCCTCACCATGCCCGGCGTCGCGGAGGCCGCCGTGGTCGCCGCCCAGGACGCGCGCCTCGGCGAGCACGCGGCCGCTGTCGTACGGATGCTGCCCGGGCAGCGCCCGCCGGGCCTGGAGGAGCTGCGGGACCATTTCGCGAAGGCGGGCCTGGCCCGGCAGAAGTGGCCGGAGGAAGTCCATGCCGTCGAGGACTTTCCGCGCACCGCCAGCGGCAAGGTCAAGAAGTTCGTGCTCCGCCAGGACATCGCCTCACCCCGCGCGTGA